Proteins encoded together in one Lepisosteus oculatus isolate fLepOcu1 chromosome 2, fLepOcu1.hap2, whole genome shotgun sequence window:
- the nkx2.7 gene encoding NK2 transcription factor related 7 has product MLSSPVTSTPFSVKDILKLEQQQHIPGVFHQQGFVMPEPDVSSTPSPQYLHAALKSSEVLYSAEKPFCAGEGPLKSHLSSGDFDMLRGCCGSHTEEEMDAIEEPGSCGAEDSPGGNGKKEDFYPERPKQRQRRKPRVLFSQAQVFELERRFKQQRYLSAPEREHLASMLKLTSTQVKIWFQNRRYKCKRQRQDKSLELAGHPPPPRRVAVPVLVRDGKPCLGESQTYTAPYNVTVSPYHYNTYYGGYSSSPYSCSYTGMPSMPSVNQPPSQIVNMNFSMGSAVQPSALNQQGPLQAKLQGIRAW; this is encoded by the exons ATGCTTTCGAGTCCCGTGACCTCGACCCCTTTCTCTGTCAAGGACATCCTTAaactggagcagcagcagcacatcCCCGGCGTTTTCCATCAGCAAGGCTTTGTAATGCCAGAACCGGACGTGTCTTCCACGCCGTCGCCACAGTACCTGCACGCCGCCCTGAAGAGCTCCGAAGTGTTGTATAGCGCGGAGAAGCCGTTCTGCGCCGGGGAAGGGCCACTGAAGTCTCACCTGAGCTCGGGGGACTTTGACATGCTGAGGGGCTGCTGCGGCTCTCACACAGAGGAGGAAATGGACGCCATCGAAGAGCCAG GCAGCTGTGGTGCCGAAGATTCCCCGGGCGGTAATGGAAAAAAGGAAGATTTTTACCCCGAGAGACCGAAGCAGAGGCAGAGGAGAAAGCCGCGGGTCCTGTTCTCTCAGGCGCAGGTGTTCGAACTGGAGAGGCGGTTCAAACAGCAGCGCTACCTGTCAGCGCCAGAACGCGAGCACCTGGCCAGCATGCTGAAGCTCACCTCCACCCAGGTGAAAATCTGGTTTCAGAATCGGAGGTACAAGTGCAAGCGACAGAGGCAGGACAAATCGCTGGAGTTAGCCGGCCACCCGCCGCCGCCGCGAAGGGTAGCGGTACCGGTACTGGTTCGAGACGGCAAGCCATGTCTTGGAGAATCCCAGACCTACACGGCCCCGTATAACGTAACTGTTAGCCCTTATCACTACAACACGTATTACGGCGGCTACAGCAGCAGCCCGTACAGTTGCAGTTACACGGGGATGCCCTCGATGCCAAGCGTAAACCAGCCTCCAAGTCAGATTGTGAATATGAATTTCAGCATGGGCAGTGCGGTACAGCCGAGCGCCTTGAATCAACAGGGCCCCCTGCAGGCCAAGCTCCAAGGAATCCGGGCCTGGTGA